From a single bacterium genomic region:
- the rsfS gene encoding ribosome silencing factor, with the protein MATARNLVRAAMEAAQEKKAQQISALDVRGLSSVTDYMVVCTGSSDTNVRAIAEGVQEKLAEKGERPLSVEGLQDATWVLIDYVDFVVHVFHAEKRLFFGLEELWADAKQIVPPEGPAKAPARRGERTAA; encoded by the coding sequence ATGGCAACGGCGAGGAATCTGGTGCGGGCCGCGATGGAGGCCGCGCAGGAGAAGAAGGCCCAGCAGATCAGTGCGCTGGACGTGCGCGGGCTCTCCTCCGTGACCGATTACATGGTCGTCTGCACCGGCAGCTCGGACACGAACGTGCGCGCGATCGCCGAGGGCGTGCAGGAGAAGCTCGCGGAGAAGGGCGAGCGGCCCCTGTCCGTCGAGGGACTGCAGGATGCCACGTGGGTCCTCATCGACTACGTGGACTTCGTCGTGCACGTCTTCCACGCCGAGAAGCGGCTCTTCTTCGGCCTCGAGGAGCTCTGGGCCGACGCCAAGCAGATCGTCCCGCCCGAGGGCCCGGCAAAGGCGCCGGCGCGCAGGGGCGAGCGGACGGCCGC